The genomic region CAAGAAAATATAATGTGGAGTTAGATTATGGCAAATCAATAAAACTTTATTCTGACGAGAGAATTTCTGAAGATGAAGAACATGTAGAGGAGGAAATAAGAGAACCAATTAATGTTAATTCTCTGTTAGCTAAAATTAGGGCAAAAAAGGTAATTGAGAGAAAAGATGACTTCCTAAATTTTCTACTGAGCAAAGAGGGGGAATTTAACATATGGGGTGAAATAAAAGGGAAAGGAATTATACTAGATGAAATGAAGGATAAAAATGTTACAGTTCTATTAACTTACCCGCAAGAATTAGAGATTAACATTGGAGGAATTAAAAGGAAGATCTTAGTTCCTAAACCGTCTATTTTATTTATAAAGAAGGACTCTGCTCATTTCGAAATAGCTAGGTAACTGAAGTAACAATTTTTTCTATTGTAGATTCCCAGTAGGACTTAGAAAATATAAACGGTAAAGATATCGTAAGGTAAAATATAATAAAGGAGAGCATTATTGGCAAACATAAAATCAAATATGCAGGCAAGAAGGATAAAATTATTAGAGGAATTAGAGGAATTGAAGTTAGTAAGGAAACCAAAAGCCTTATTGGAGAAACGTTCATTGGCATATTATATCTTTGTTGATAGTATCTAGCATATAAAGACATAATGAAGATTGAACTTAAAGGAATGAAGACAACAAATCCTAATGCTTCTCCTATATAACCAAGAACCAGTGACAGTACTGCAAAAGGCGATAAAATAATTGCAATAGACAAAGCTTTACTAGTTAAGTAATACCTAGCGAACTCTTCTGGAGTCATAACGTTTAAGTCTAGCCATATAGGTTCCGTTATAAACGCCGCACTCGAAATCATTATCATAACAAACCAACCTCCAAATAAAACATAAAAAAAGGTGAAACCTAAGTTTTCAGTGCTAGATAAAACAAAGTATAGAACTACCGCAAAAATTGAGGAGCCAAGCATAACTTTCCATAATTCTACTCTCCTAGAAACAAACGTACTTACTCCCATCCAGTTAACTCTTCCTCCTATTTCCAGGATTCTCAAATTTCTAATTAAGGTTAAGATGAAAGGATTAGAAGATTTAAAAGATATTTCCTCCTTAACTTCCCCTTTTTCTGAAGATATAGTAAAATTAGAATAAGAGGAAAAGTTAAATTTCTTTAGTGCGGTGAAAAATAATGCAAAAGCTAGAGTATAAGAGATAATATAGCCTTCCAAATAACCATAAAACATTGAGAGAGGACTTAATGGGAAATTAAATATTGCTGAAATAAACCAAATTATTACCACGATGTCTATCAAAATTTTCCTTTTGTTATCTAAATTATAAAGCACTGCAGGCAATGAAGAAGAGATTAGTGCAAAAGCCGGAATAATAATTACCCCTGCGATGCCTAATGCTTCAATAAACCAGTACATGAAAATAGATAGAAAGATAACATTAACCACAAAACTGCCTATTATCAACGATGCAATTATTTTATCGTCATCGAAAGGTAATAAAGCAAGGAAGTCGCTATCAGATTTAGTAGCTAACCCAAACCTCGTATTGAACGGTGAGACGGCAATCATCATGGTTAAGTAAAAAACGGATAAATACTTGAACTCCACATTCACGTAATGAGGAGCTTCATAATAACTAATATAACCTATGTAACCAAATATTATAGCAAAACCTAAGTAAAATAATATACTCCTTTTTGGAATACGAGAGAATATTACAAATTTAATTAGGTTAAACATTTCCCATCATCCTAGCTACTACGCTCTCTATCGGCTCGTCTTCCCTTCCCAAGGCTCTAAGTTCACTAATACTCCCCTGCCATATTACAGTACCTTTAGATATCATAATTACGTAGTCTGTGAGCCTTGTTGCTATTGACATAATATGAGTAGAAATTAGAAAAGTAGATTTCATTTCCTTTAATATTCCTATAACTTTCTCCTGAGTAGGAATATCTAGATAGTTCAACGGTTCATCTAATAATACTATTTCTGGATTATGAATAAGTACTAAAGCTAAGGATAGTTTTTGTTGATTTCCTCTTGAAAGCTTTCCAGCCTGAATTTTCTCGTACTGCCTTAAGTCCAGAAAGTCTAACATTTCATCTACTCTTTCCTTTGGTACTCCTCTTAATGACGCAATGTACTCAAGGTTTTCCCTAACAGTTAAAATCCTATAAGGCATGGGATCTTCCGGTAGGTAACCTAGAATTTTCTTAACCTCCTTAGTCCCAGGCTTCATACCCATTATTTCAACCTCTCCGTAATCGGGTTTCAAAAGTCCTGCAAGAATCTTCATTGTAGTAGATTTCCCTGCACCATTAGGTCCTAGTAAAGCAACTCTTCCACCGCACTGAATCGAGAATGACAAATTATTTAGAGCAGTAATAGAGCCAAATCTCTTAACAACATTTCTTAGAGAAATGCATTCCATTAAATTACAATTTCCATATGAATTATAAAAAGTTTTTACTAACGCTGGACTTATTTATAGCATTTTATTGATTTTATTTCATTTCTATTTCTTGTATATCCAAATTTTCGGTTACCTTTAAAGTTATCAGTTTTTAGCGACGTTGCAGGCCTTAAGAGTATTGCTAATCTTAATATATTAACTGGTTTTTCTAGCTCAATATTTATAGCTATCAGTAAAACATTTAGTATTTTATTCTTTTTACTATCAGTACTAAATATAGGCCTATACTTCAAGAGATTGTCTGTCCTAGATATTACACTAATCAGCTCCGTATGGTCTTCAAATTCAAGATAATGATCTATTTTAATTCCATACATCTCATAATCCCTAACAGATTGCAGGAATATTAAGAGATACTATAGAATTTATATAAGCCCCAACAATATTATTTACTTCTACGTTAGCCAAAAGCGTTTGAACCCAGGCTACAGTAAATTACGTTTTCTCTACTCAAAATGTATCACCGGTATCTCTCCATCAAGCATGTCTTTAGCTTACTGAGACTTAGTCATTGCTATGCGGAGGTATTCGAAGTACAACCTTCTTATCAATCAATAAATATTACAGTAGAAATAATATATAGTAATATCTCAAATAAAATATCTACGTACAACCATACTATATTTATAACTCTATCTAATAATAATAGTCAAGACATTTTTATTAAGTATCTAACATACAGCATATACGGAATTCCCATTGTAGTAATAGCTTTAATTGTACTTTTCATAATAATAATAGTATTACCAGGAGGAAAAAGATGAAGAAAAATTATGTAATAACAAGTGTTGCCTTAATTACAATAATTGTAGTAAGTATGACTTTTATTTCATTACACTTTTTAAATAATAATAATATAATGCCTGTTAAGAGTTCAGAAAAGAGCAGTAATAATGAAGTAATTACGACTACTCCTCATTAAGAAGAATATTTTTCAATAATTGGAAGTTATAAGAGCGATAGCGAATA from Acidianus ambivalens harbors:
- a CDS encoding ABC transporter ATP-binding protein produces the protein MECISLRNVVKRFGSITALNNLSFSIQCGGRVALLGPNGAGKSTTMKILAGLLKPDYGEVEIMGMKPGTKEVKKILGYLPEDPMPYRILTVRENLEYIASLRGVPKERVDEMLDFLDLRQYEKIQAGKLSRGNQQKLSLALVLIHNPEIVLLDEPLNYLDIPTQEKVIGILKEMKSTFLISTHIMSIATRLTDYVIMISKGTVIWQGSISELRALGREDEPIESVVARMMGNV